The genomic stretch TAGGGGTGGGGGCGAGCTGCGCACGCGGCTCTTCATTGCGGGCGAAGCCGCCGGCCTCGCGCCCCTTACCGCAATTCACCCGTCAGCGATCGTTGCCAGGTCGGCGCTTATCGGCGAGGGCACCATCGTGATGGCAGGTGCTGTGATCCAGCCCCGAGTCGAAATTGGCCGCAACGTTATCGTTAACACGCGCGCCTCCATCGACCACGACTGCCGGATCGGCGATCATGTCCATGTTGCCCCCGGCGCCGTCTTGTCGGGCGGCATTTTACTTGAGGACGGTTGCCACGTCGGAGCCGGCGCAGTCATCCTGCAGAACCTGCGCATCGAGCGCGGCGCGACTGTCGCCGCCGGGTCAACGGTGGTCCGCGGGGTAGCAGCCGGAGCCTTGGTCAAGGGAACGCCGGCGCGCTAATGGCAAGTACACGGGGCCGCAAAAGGTCAGGAACAGAATGGACACGAGCACGCTGAAATCGATCAGTTTGAGCGAGACGCACAAGCTCGCTGACGCCGTCGCCCGCATCGAGGCGAGTGGCGGCCAGATCGCGCTGGTCGTCGATGAGCAATTCCGCCTGATCGGCACAATCACCGATGGGGACATCCGACGCGCGATCCTGCGAGGCGCGACGCTGGAATCCACCGCCGGCGACGTGATGCACCGCCATCCTCGCTCCGTCCCGCTCGGCACCCCGATGGCCGAAATCGCCGCCATTCTGAAGCGCGAGATGATCTTCCAGATGCCAGTGGTGGACGCAGAGGGTGTTGTGGTCGGCCTGCACCTCGCTGACCAGATTGAGCTCCCCGATCCCGCCGCGCACCGGGTCGTCATCATGGCAGGTGGGCTCGGCACGCGCCTGCGCCCGATCACTGAGACGGTGCCGAAGCCGATGATTGAGGTGGGCGGGCGCCCGATTTTGGAGCGAATTCTGGAGCGTTTCCGCGAGCAGGGCTTCCGTCAGGTGTCACTGTGTGTCAATCATCTCGCCGGAATCATCGAGGGCCATTTTGGCGACGGCGCGGCGTTTGGCCTTCAGATCGACTATGTCCGCGAAACCAAGCGCATGGGCACTGCCGGGGCGCTGTCGCTGCTGGGGGAGCGGCCGGAAAAGCCGCTGATCGTGATGAACGGCGATATCCTCACATCAATAAACTTCGGCCAAATGCTGGCCTTCCACTACGAGAACGCCGCGCTGGCGACGATGGGCCTTAACCGCTACCAATATCAGGTGCCTTACGGCGTGGTGGACGTGAGAAAACACCACATCACTGGCTTTTCGGAAAAACCGGTCTTCGACTTCTTCGTCAACGCCGGCATCTACGTCATCAGTCCCGAGATCTTGGACCTGATCCCGCCCGATCGCTTTTTCGACATGCCCTCCCTCTTCGACCAAGTCCACCCCGACCGCCGGGTCGCGTTCCCCTTGCACGAATATTGGCTTGATGTCGGAAAGCCAGACGATCTGAGCCGCGCTATTGATGCGTTCGGCGAAAGCGAGCCGAGGTCGGCGACGTGACAGCGCGCTCAGTTATCGTCCGGTTTGCCGATGGCCGTTCCGTTGATGGTTGGAGCCTGCGGGAGGAATTATCCGCAGACGTTTTCCAACGGCAAGCGCATTACGATCTGGCAGGTGCGTACGCGCAGGCAATATGCACCTCCCCCGGGGTTGAACCGGTGCTACATAATCTGCTGGCTCTGAAGTCGCCCCTTATTCGCGATGTGAGTGCAGCATTGTTCGTCTTTGAAAGAGATCCAGAAGCCGTCACGGAACTGCAGGTAGCGCCGAACATCAGTGCCGTTTTGAGACGCTTCCGGCCTCAGATGCCGATCGTTGAGAATCAGAGCCTTAACGCGGAACTGGTCAGCAGAAGGGCAGCCTTGACAACAGCAGCAAAAGCGATCGCTCACCGTCTTTATAGGATGAGGCGGAGGCCCTATGTCGGGGGTAAGGCGGTGGTTCGCGCGTGGGTCGAAGTGACGCTGAAGATGTACGCACGTGAGGTCAAGAACGCTCAGGTTCGCGTTTTCCCCTTTCCGCTCAATCGGCACCGCCAGAAGGAATTCCTCGACGAGTTGAGGCGCCAGCGGATCGACTGGACGCGAGATGGCCTGCCCTATCGTCTTTCCTCAGCAGCCGGTCTCATTGCTGCCGGGGGAAACGACCGTGCTCTCGCCATGGCGAAGTTCGAACGCGACGCGTTTGTCGACTTTGCTTCGGAGGTCGTCCGATCTGGCGCTGGGCCTGTCTTCACGAGCGACGAGTTCGAGCTTGGTGCCGTAGCCGCAGGTCAGGCATTCCGCGTGGCCGGCCTGCACTATGTGAACTCAGCTCATGGTGTTGGATTTTATTGTCCGCGCACGGCCTACAGTCACTTCAGGTACCTTACGGCCAGCCAGCGAGAATTTTACGGCCGGAGCTCTCCGGAAACGCAATTCGTACCTCGGCAGACCGCTAACTTCGTTCTGGCGGAACCGCCGTCTCCGACGAACGGCCGCGCGTCAGTGGTTTTCGTTCATCAGGACTTCCGCGGTGCGGGGCTGCCGGCGGAAGCCGATGTAGAAGAACAGATCATGGAACGCTTAGACGCGCTGAAGCTTCCGGCCCATGTCTCCAAATATGTGAAGGTACATCCCAATGCGAACCCTCAGCACCTAAGCGGAAGATTGAGAGACTGCAGTGTTGCTACAGAGTGGAATCATATTGAGTTTGGCCGCTGCCTCTTCTTGATGATCAATTCCACCGCGTTCTATGATCTGATCGGCGCGGGGGACATCGCCGTTTTCAAGGACGTCTCCTTCTCCCCTGAGCTCTATCTGGAAGGCGAGTATCAACATTTCGATCTGCAAACCCTTGCACCAACGATCGAAGGCTGGGTGAAATCCCACGGTGCAGCGAGGCGGGAGTGATGAGAGTTCGTCTTAAGCGACTTGCGATAAGAACGCTCACATGGTTCCAGATTAATCTAATCTACGACTTTCGTGAGGTCGGCGAGAACGTTCGTTTAGGCAAGCGATTGTTTGTCTCCAAAGGCCGCGTATCTGTTGGAACAGATGTTTATATCGGCGCTTACTCATACCTGGACGGAGACATTTCAATCGGAAATGATGTCATGTTGGCAAACAATGTTGCCATTGTTGGAGGTGACCACATCTTTCGCACCCCAGGAATAGCCACATTCGCCGCGCCGCGAGAACATTGGCGCCGAACCACGATCGAAGACAATTGCTGGATCGGTCATGGGGCCATTATCCTCAACGGTATCACGATGGGCCAAGGCGCGATCGTAGCAGCGGGTTCAGTTGTAACGAGGAATGTTGCCCCCTACAGTATCGTCGCGGGCAACCCAGCCAGCGCTCTTGGCAATAGATTTGACGAGGAACAGCAACGCCAACATGAAGCACTTTTGGGGCTAAAGAGGCCCCTGGCGAGGTCGCCTTGAGAACCGTGATCGTGCACGATAGAACGCCGAGCGACGATCGCCTCGCTTACTGGCTGGGTGTTCTGGCCGCAATTCCTATAAGCTATCCGACCGTACCCTATTACTTGTTTGCATTCGCTATCCTTTTGATTTGCGTTATGGCACTGTTCATGCGGATGACGAGGCCGCTCAGTGATATTGCGCTCTTCGCCGCCGCAGCCGGCATTTTGATGTGCGCTATTGCCATTCTGTCCAGCCTTTCCAGCCCCTATCGGGAATTGCTCGACCCCGCCCGGATTAGCACAACGAGTTTTTTCTACCTCTTTTTTATCTGCGGTCTTGAGAGGTGGCTCGGTTTGTCTGAACAGTTTCGGGCGTTTTGCTAAGTGGATTTCCGCCTCGATTATGCCGCCACCATCATTGGTGCCAGCGCGTTGAAGTAGGCCTGATCCGGCGTCTGCCGGTCAAGGGATGAATGTGGGCGTCTGGCGTTGTAAAAGGTCAGATATCGGCCAATGCCGACGCGGGCCTCGGACACAGTCTTGTAGGCATGGAGGTAGACTTCCTCATATTTGATCGAACGCCAGAGCCGCTCGACGAAGACATTGTCCCGCCACGCGCCCTTGCCATCCATCGAGATGGCGATCTCCGCCTTCTTCAGCACGGCAGTGAAGTCGATGGAGGTGAACTGCGATCCCTGATCCGTATTGAAGATATCGGGCTTGCCATAACGAGCAAGTGCCTCTTCGACGGCTTCGATGCAGAAGGCTGCTTCCATTGTGATCGACAGCCGCCATGACAGGACCTTCCGGCTGAACCAGTCGACGACGGCGCAGAGATAGACGAAGCCCCGCGCCATCGGAACATATGTCAGGTCCATCGCCCAGACCTGGTTGGGTCTCGTGACCGCCAGCTTGCGCAGAAGATAGGGGTAGATTTTGTGCCCAGGCGCTGGTTTCGAGGTGTTTGGGCGGCGATAGATCGCCTCAATGCCCATCTTCTTCATCAGCGTGGCGACGTGCAGCCGCCCAGCTTCCAGCCCTTCTCCTCTTAAGAGCCCTTGCAACATCCGACTTCCCGCGAACGGGTAGTCGAGATGCAGTTCATCGATCCGCCGCATCAGGGCAAGGTCGCCATCAGGCGCCGGACGTGGAGAATAGTAGACGCTGCCACGGCTGAAGCCGAGAAGCTTCGCCTGGCGCACCACGGATAGCTTGTGCTCGCGGACGATCATTTCTTTCCGCCCAGCAATCCCGCCTTGCCGAGCGCACCGGATAAAAAATCATTCTCCAGTGTCAGTTCGCCGATCTTGGCGTGCAGCGTTTTGACGTCGACGGTCGGACCCGCTGGTTCCGTCCTCGTTCCATCGCCGAAAACGCCTGTCGCCCCCTCAAGAAGCTGGTCTTTCCACTGTTTGATCTGGTTGGCGTGCACGTCGAACTGCTGGGACAATTCCACCAGCGTCTGCTCACCTCGAATGGCGGCGAGCGCCACCTTTGCCTTGAAAGCCGGGCTGTGGTTCCGGCGGGGTCGTCTCGTCATGGTCTCTCCTGTTCCCGGCATCTAAGCCGAAGTCAGGCAGAAATTCCACTTATCCTAGCTGTGCAGATTTCCCGAGCCACCTCTTTGCGATCGTTAACTATGGGCGCTTTTTCAAAGGCTTTGTCGACGCGATGGCCGTGCAGGCGGCGTTGATCATCGTTGCATCCGTTTTCCTTCTGCCATGGTGGGCGGGAATGCTGGTCTTCTCAGTTCCAGAGTTCCGGCTTTGGGGTGCGGACATCTTCCCGGATTGGCCGAACTTCTTTGCGGCCATGCTTTGCATAGCCTTCATCGCAGCAATGACCTTCCAGCGTAGGTGGCTGGTCGGTTTGCTGTGCCTGATGGCCGCTATCTTGACAACGTCGCGGACAGTATTTCTGGCTGTCGCCATCTTCCTTGCCTGGCACGTCATGCTCCGTCAGCAGCGCTACACCGCAATTCGACTTGCCGCCGTCATCACCGCTTCTATCGGCGCCGCCGCGCTGCTTACCATCCTCTTGGCCGGCACATTCGACTCCGAATTCGCGGCGCGCCTCCTCTTGATATCGGACAGGTTGGCCATCCTCTGGAGTTCCATCGATCTAATGCTTGAGAGTCCTTTGACCGGTGTAGGCGGCGTCTTGCTCGACTATAGGGTTGGCCATCTGGGGGCAGCCTCGTTCCACAACTCGTACCTTGAAGTTGTTGTCAGGACAGGCTTGATCGGTCTTGCGATCTATATGACCCTGATCCTTCTACCGCTTTTCCTACTGCGGTGGTCCGATACGCTGATCCCCCTCGCTCTCTTCATTCTGGCGGGATCCATGTTCCAGAACTTGCTGCGACATCCTCATATCGCGATCGTCTTTTCCGTGGTGATCGCATGGGCCGGCTTACGGCGCCGCATGCGCCACGTCCCAGAAACGCCAGCAAACAGCTGCCAAATAGATTCCGCTTGAGCGGCAAGTCAGACGCGCTTTCGCACTTTGTGCGGGCTGAGCCAGGGCAGGTCGGATACTCGGATGGCGAGAACAGAAGTGCCTACGAACAGTACCAATTGAGCCGCAAGAAACGCGAATGGCGCGCCTTGCAGGCCAACGCTGCGCACCAGCATGTAGGACATGCCGATGTTCAAGAGCCCAGCTGTGAGTGTCACGCTCGCTAGGCGAGCAGTGGCGCTGGCATAGAAGACGAAGTTGGACATCATCAGATACATGCCGCCGACCGCCTGCCCCAATGCGATCATCGGCATGAACGAAGCGGCCTCGCCGAATGCGTCACCGGCAAAGAGAGGCAAAAGGTAGTAGGCGATCGCGCCCGCGAGAAGACCTCCCAAAGCCATGATCCCCAAAAAAGCATAAACGAGTCTCACAATCCGTATTTTGGCAGTCGGATCATCGTCCTTCAACGTCTCAAATATCCATGGGGCGACCGTTCTGTTCATTCCGTCCGCGATAAGAAGCACGGCCAGGCCGATCTGGACGGCAACTGTGTATATGCCTGCCTCGGCAAGGCCCAAGAGGTTCGTAATGATAAGACGATCCGCCAAGGCAATCAGCATGCCGCCAAGCGCATGGGGAACAAGCGGTACTCCGAATCGTAATGCGTCTGCAACATGCTCGCGCGCTGCCGGAAACTTTAGCCACCCATTGGTCCTCAAGCGGTACAGCGCCCAAACCGCAGTCACGAACGAAGCTATCATCACCCCCATCGGCCTGCCTTCCCAAGCGTAACTAAGTGCAATCACGAGTGAGGCTGACGCGACAATGTCCAGGCCCACCTGGCTTAGCCTCATTGATGCAAACTTGGCCGCGGCCCGCTCGGACTGCCAGATCGCGAGCTGAATCTGGATCACGAACTGGCAGCTCGACACAACGATTGCCGCTACAACCCACTTCGCGGGGAGCATCGTGACGCGCTCCACAACCGGCATTGTTGCAAGGACGAGGGCGATCACGAACAGCGTGCTTCCGATCAAAACCACCATGCAACTGGCCACGTAGCGGGGAAAGTCGATTTCATCGCGCTTGAAGTAACGTATGCCAACAGCACCTTGAACACTTAGTCCGGTGAGAGCCGTAAAGAGTTGACTTACGATGGTGAACATCGTCACGAGACCATACTCAGTCGGACTTAAAACTCGAGTTAGCCAAGGTAGAAAAATCAGCGGTATTGCACCGAACGCACCGTTCGCGACCGTGAAAAGGAACGCCGAAACGATGGCGGATCGATTCAGCGGCATCGTTCACGATCTTCTTGAGGAAACCGAGCCATTTTCACGCTTCGCTGCCCATCCCCGCATTTCGCATCTTCGCCTCCAAACCATCGAGAAGCTGTGTGCGGTCGAATTCGGCGAGGCCGTAGGTCCTCGCGTTTGCGCCCATGGCGGCGCGATCTTTTGGCGGCATAGCGGCCAAGGCCTCGATGTTACGTGCGAGCGCAGCGCCGTCCCCCGACGGGCTAACCACACCGGCGCCTGCCTCCTCGATCACCCGAGCCCCCTCGCCGTCAAGCATGCCCACAAGCGGCACACCGGCGGCAAGATAGCTCTGCACCTTGCCGGGTATGGTCATGGCGAAGATCTTTTCGCGCTTGAGCGAGACCAACAGCGCGTCGGCGGTGGTGAAGAAGGAGGGCATTCGCTCCAGCGGGAAGCGTCCAAGCAGGATCACGCGGTCTGAAAGGCCGCGCCGTTCGATCTCGTTTTCCACCCACGGTCTCATCCGTCCGTCACCGACGACCAGGATACGCACCTTCGCGTCGGAGCGAAGCGCTTCCGCCGCATCTAGGATTGCGGGGAAATCCTGCGCATCGCCGACATTGCCGGCAAAAAGCACGTTGAAGCTGTCAGCGTACCGGAGGACTTCCGACGCTTTGGCAATCTCCTTCGCGCCCTGCTGGAAGATCGGCTCGGCCCAGCCGGGGAAATAGCTCACCGTCGCATCCTTGCCCGCATAGGTGCGCACATTGTCCATGAAAGAACGCGACTGAACGAGGATGTGGTCGGTGCGGCGGTAGATGTAGCTCACCAGTCTGCCAACCAGCGCCAGCAGGCGCGGCGACTTCACAGCGCCAACCGCCTCCAGCGTATCTGGCCAAAGATCGAGGATCCACACGAACAGCGGCGCCCGCTTCAACCGGCGCTGGAGGATTGCCGGCAGCACGGCCGTGATTGGCGAGATCATAAAGACAAATATCGAATCGAACCTGCGGCCACGCAGCCTCCAGGCGCCGACGGTCAGGCCGGACAAAACGAAGCTTGCATAATTCGCTATCAGGCGCAGGCTGCCCTTCCCGCGCGACAGCATGGGGATACGGATAACCTCAGCGCCGTTGAAGCGGGCGAACTCTTGCGGGCTCGACCTGTACTCTCCAAACACCTTACCCGACGGGTAGTTGGGTAGGCCGGTGAGAATGGTGACCTCGTGACCGCGCGCGATCATGTCGGACGCGAGATCGTTGATCCGAAAATTCTCCGGCCAGAAGTATTGCGTTAGGATGAGAATGCGCAAGGCGGCCTCAGTCGTAGCGGCGCCAGACGACGCGGTTCACGTAGTCGGTGTAGCTGTGGATGATGCGCACGACTTTATCCGAGACGTTCGGCATCGAGTAGTCGGCGACGAGGCGCAGGCCGCGTTCGGCGCCACGCGGCTGTGTGTCGAGAATGGCAAGGGCTTGGCGCACGCGGTCGGGCGACAGCCCGACCATCATCACGGCGGCCTCCTCCATACCCTCCGGCCGTTCATGCGCCTCGCGCAGGTTCAGCGCCGGGAAGTTGAGGATCGAGGCCTCCTCGCTAATCGTGCCGCTGTCCGACAGCACCGCGCGAGCTGACTTCTGCAGCCGCACATAGTCGTGGAAGCCAAGCGGCTTCATCAGGCGCACCAACTCGTGGAACTTAGACCCCGTTGCCTCGACGCGCTTCATAGTGCGCGGATGGGTCGAGACCACCACGGGTAGCCCATAATCCTCGGCGACACCGTTAAGGATGCCCACCAGTCGACCGAAATTGCGGTCGGTGTCGATGTTCTCCTCGCGGTGCGCGCTGACCACGAAGTAGCGGCCTTCTTCAAGGCCGAGCCGGGCAAGCGCGTCGGAGGCGTCGATGCAGTCCAGGTAGTGATGTAATACCTCGAACATCGGGCTGCCGGTCTTGATTACCAGGTCCGGCGGCAGGCCCTCGCGCAGAAGGTATTCGCGAGCAATCGAGCTGTAGGTCAGGTTAACGTCCGCCGTGTGGTCGACGATCCGCCGGTTGATCTCCTCCGGCACGCGTTGGTCGAAGCAGCGGTTGCCCGCTTCCATGTGGAAGACCGGCACCTTGCGGCGCTTGGCGGGGATGACCGACAGACAGGAGTTGGTGTCGCCCAGCACCAGCATCGCGTCCGGCATCTCCTCGACCAGTACGTTGTCGACCGCCCCTATGATGTTGCCGATCGTCTCGGACGGGCCAGCGCCGGCCGCGTTGAGAAAGTGGTCCGGTTTCTTGACGCCGAGGTCGTCGAAGAACACTTGGTTGAGCTCGTAGTCATAGTTCTGGCCGGTATGCACCAGCACGTGGTCACAGTGGTGGTCGAGCGCTGCCATCACGCGCGACAGCCGGATGAGCTCCGGCCGCGTTCCAACTACGGTCATAACCTTGAGCTTCTTCACGGCTTCACCTTCGCTGCAATGGTGTCGGGACGGGTGCGGTCGAAGATCTCATTCGCCCACAGCATGACGATCAACTCGTCGTCACCGATGTTGGTCACGTTGTGTGCCCAGCCGGGGATCGTCTCCACGATCGTCGCTTCGCCACCATGGATCACTAGTTCGAAGGTCTCGCCGGTAACGATCTGGCGGAAACCGAAGCTCGCCGTCCCCTTGATGACAAGGAATTTTTCCGTCTTCGAGTGGTGATAGTGCTCGCCGCGGGTGATGCCAGGATGGGCGGTGAAATAGGAGAACTGCCCGCTGTCGCGCGTCTTTAGCATCTCCACGAAGCTGCCACGCGGGTCGGTATGAACCGGTACGGTATAGGTGAAGGCGGCAGGTGCAAGGAAGCTCAGATAGGTCGCGTGCAGCGCGCGAGCGAGGCCGGTGCCAACGGGTGGCGTCGTCAGGTCGTCGCGGCTTGCCGCGAACGAGCGAATCATATCGGCGACCGCGCCGACCGTCGTCTCGTAGACGGGCGCAGCTTCGAGGAACCCGCCGGGCGCAGCCTCGTCACGCGCGAGCGAAAGGAATGCCTCAACGACGTCGTCGACGTAGACTAGGCGAAGCGGCGCCCCCGGGTCGTTGATGGTGATCGACAGGCCGTGCGCGATGTTGTGGCAGAAGGTCGCGACCGCCGAGTTGTAGTTCGGGCGCGACCACTTGCCAAAGACGTTGGTTAGTCGGAAGATGTTGACGCCCGCGCCTGTCCTGGCGCCGTAGGCTTTGACGATCTCCTCGGCGCGGCGCTTGCTCTGCCCGTAGGGATTGTCAAGCGCTGCCTGTGTCGAGGACGAGACCACAATCCGGGGCGGTTTCGCCAAGCCTGCCAGCACATCGCACAACTCCGCGGTGAAGTCGGCGTTTCCGGTCGCAAACTCCGCCGGATTGGTCGGCCGGTTCACACCCGCCAAGTGGAAGACGAGGTCCACACCCGCGAGACGGCGTGAAAGTTCGTCCCGCGGCGTGCTCCGCACGATCCTAACGATGTCGGTCTGGCCGGTCTCTCCCAGTCGAACATCCAGGTTGCGCCCGATGAAGCCTTCAGCGCCGGTGATCGCAATCCGCACGGCCTCAGTTCTCCGGACCGGCGGTGTCGCCGCTTGCGGCGCGTCGGACATACTCGACCTTCAGTAGGAGCGCCTTCATGCCCTCCACGTCGAGCCGCTCGGTGTTGTGCGAGTTGTAATCCTCAGTGCGGTTGAGGCGCTTCTCACCCTGCTCCACGAACTTCGAATAGTTCAGGTCGCGTCCGTCCGCTGGTATGCGGAAATAGCCGCCCTCGTCGATCGCAGTCGCCAGTTCCTCGCGGCTCAGCAGCGCCTCAAACAGCTTCTCACCATGGCGCGTGCCGATCTCGATCACCGGATGCTCGTGTTTGCCAAGCACCTGCTTGACGGCGTGCGCGAGCACCTCGACGGTCGCTGCCGGCGCTTTCTGCACGAAGATGTCACCATTGTTTCCGTTTTCGAAAGCGTAGAGCACGAGCTCCACGGCATCCTCAAGCGTCATCATGAAACGCGTCATGGTCGGGTCAGTCAGCGTGATCGGCAGCCCAGCCCTGATCTGCTCAACGAAGAGAGGGATTACGGAGCCGCGGGAGGCCATTACATTGCCATATCGTGTACCGCAGATGATCGTACGGGTGGCGTCGAGGTTGCGCGATGCAGCCACCATCACCTTTTCCATCATGGCCTTGGAGATGCCCATGGCGTTGATCGGGTATACCGCCTTGTCTGTCGACAGGCAGACGACCCGCTTCAGGCGCGCCGAGATCGCGGCTTCGAGCACGTTCTCCGTGCCCAGCACGTTGGTGCGCACGGCTTCCATCGGGTGGAACTCGCAGGACGGCACCTGCTTAAGCGCGGCGGCGTGGAAGCAGTAGTCTACCCCGCGCATCGCACGCTCGACGCTGTGGCGGTCGCGCACATCGCCCAGATAGAATTTGAGTTTCCCGTTATCGAAATGCTTGCGCATGTCGTCCTGCTTTTTCTCGTCGCGGCTGAATACTCGAATCTCACGGATATTCGTGTCCAGAAACCGCCGAACGGTTGCCCGACCAAATGAACCTGTTCCTCCGGTAATCAGCAGAACTTTATCTGAGAACATGAAGCCACCTTTCTTCTCACTCGGCTAGTACCGCGGGCACCTTGGCAGAATCAAGTTGCAGCTTGGCCTTGCGGCAAAAATGCCTTCCTTGTTAGGCACAGAAATCCTAGTAGGGACAAAAGGAAGGGCATTATGTTGAACTGCATAGCGCTGATCACAGCACGCGGTGGCTCCAAGCGACTACCGGGAAAAAACATAATGCGGTTCGCCGGCCGACCGCTCATCCAGTGGACCTGCGAGGCTGCCAACGCCGCTGCAGTCGTCCGTCGAACAATCGTCTCCACCGACAGTACTGACATTGCTGACGCGGCCCGCGCGTCAGGAGCAGAAGTACCTTTCATACGACCTGCCGAGTTAGCGGGAGACAACTCGTCGCACTACCAAGTCATCGCACATGCGCTTGACTGGATTGAGACGGATGAAGGGTCACTGCCAGACTTTCTATGCCTTCTCCAGCCGACCTCCCCCCTGCGGACAGGCGAGGACATCGACAAAACGGTCACTTTGGCTGCAGAATCAGACGCAGACAGCGCGTTTTCCGTATCACCCGTCGCGACACATCCGGAACTGATTTACCGCCTTGCCGATAACGGAAAAGCGTCCAATTTCCTGCCGCCCGCTACAGGCTATCGTCGCTCCCAGGACATGGAGCCACTTTTCCACGTCAATGGCGCGGTGTACGCTATACGCCCCCACAGCTTTCGACAGCGCCAGACGGTCGTGTCGTCCGGTGCTCTGGGTTACGTGATGCCACCGGAGCGGAGTATAGACATCGACAACGAGGCAGATTTTGTCTGCGCCGAAGCGTTAATGCTGCGATTTCAATCCAAGCGGATCGCCAGCCTCTCCGACAATGGATCCACAACATGAAGCACCCCCTGCACGAACTTGCAACTGGCCGCGCTGATTCGCTTTTTGAAGCGGACATCACACAGTCCGAAGCACCGCTACGGGCAGCCATCACGGGCAAACGGGTACTTGCGATCGGAGGGGCCGGCTCCATCGGTTCCTCTACCGTCCTCCAAATTGCAATGCGTGATC from Pseudorhizobium banfieldiae encodes the following:
- a CDS encoding acetyltransferase → MTRRIVCIGGGGHAVVVIDALQAIVSTAADMEIAGFTDETGAAQPILGLPCIGTDADLPHLVASRLLTHYIVAVGSTRGGGELRTRLFIAGEAAGLAPLTAIHPSAIVARSALIGEGTIVMAGAVIQPRVEIGRNVIVNTRASIDHDCRIGDHVHVAPGAVLSGGILLEDGCHVGAGAVILQNLRIERGATVAAGSTVVRGVAAGALVKGTPAR
- a CDS encoding nucleotidyltransferase family protein — protein: MDTSTLKSISLSETHKLADAVARIEASGGQIALVVDEQFRLIGTITDGDIRRAILRGATLESTAGDVMHRHPRSVPLGTPMAEIAAILKREMIFQMPVVDAEGVVVGLHLADQIELPDPAAHRVVIMAGGLGTRLRPITETVPKPMIEVGGRPILERILERFREQGFRQVSLCVNHLAGIIEGHFGDGAAFGLQIDYVRETKRMGTAGALSLLGERPEKPLIVMNGDILTSINFGQMLAFHYENAALATMGLNRYQYQVPYGVVDVRKHHITGFSEKPVFDFFVNAGIYVISPEILDLIPPDRFFDMPSLFDQVHPDRRVAFPLHEYWLDVGKPDDLSRAIDAFGESEPRSAT
- a CDS encoding IS3 family transposase (programmed frameshift), translated to MTRRPRRNHSPAFKAKVALAAIRGEQTLVELSQQFDVHANQIKQWKDQLLEGATGVFGDGTRTEPAGPTVDVKTLHAKIGELTLENGFFIRCARQGGIAGRKEMIVREHKLSVVRQAKLLGFSRGSVYYSPRPAPDGDLALMRRIDELHLDYPFAGSRMLQGLLRGEGLEAGRLHVATLMKKMGIEAIYRRPNTSKPAPGHKIYPYLLRKLAVTRPNQVWAMDLTYVPMARGFVYLCAVVDWFSRKVLSWRLSITMEAAFCIEAVEEALARYGKPDIFNTDQGSQFTSIDFTAVLKKAEIAISMDGKGAWRDNVFVERLWRSIKYEEVYLHAYKTVSEARVGIGRYLTFYNARRPHSSLDRQTPDQAYFNALAPMMVAA
- a CDS encoding O-antigen ligase family protein, which encodes MAVQAALIIVASVFLLPWWAGMLVFSVPEFRLWGADIFPDWPNFFAAMLCIAFIAAMTFQRRWLVGLLCLMAAILTTSRTVFLAVAIFLAWHVMLRQQRYTAIRLAAVITASIGAAALLTILLAGTFDSEFAARLLLISDRLAILWSSIDLMLESPLTGVGGVLLDYRVGHLGAASFHNSYLEVVVRTGLIGLAIYMTLILLPLFLLRWSDTLIPLALFILAGSMFQNLLRHPHIAIVFSVVIAWAGLRRRMRHVPETPANSCQIDSA
- a CDS encoding lipopolysaccharide biosynthesis protein translates to MPLNRSAIVSAFLFTVANGAFGAIPLIFLPWLTRVLSPTEYGLVTMFTIVSQLFTALTGLSVQGAVGIRYFKRDEIDFPRYVASCMVVLIGSTLFVIALVLATMPVVERVTMLPAKWVVAAIVVSSCQFVIQIQLAIWQSERAAAKFASMRLSQVGLDIVASASLVIALSYAWEGRPMGVMIASFVTAVWALYRLRTNGWLKFPAAREHVADALRFGVPLVPHALGGMLIALADRLIITNLLGLAEAGIYTVAVQIGLAVLLIADGMNRTVAPWIFETLKDDDPTAKIRIVRLVYAFLGIMALGGLLAGAIAYYLLPLFAGDAFGEAASFMPMIALGQAVGGMYLMMSNFVFYASATARLASVTLTAGLLNIGMSYMLVRSVGLQGAPFAFLAAQLVLFVGTSVLAIRVSDLPWLSPHKVRKRV
- a CDS encoding glycosyltransferase family 4 protein, yielding MRILILTQYFWPENFRINDLASDMIARGHEVTILTGLPNYPSGKVFGEYRSSPQEFARFNGAEVIRIPMLSRGKGSLRLIANYASFVLSGLTVGAWRLRGRRFDSIFVFMISPITAVLPAILQRRLKRAPLFVWILDLWPDTLEAVGAVKSPRLLALVGRLVSYIYRRTDHILVQSRSFMDNVRTYAGKDATVSYFPGWAEPIFQQGAKEIAKASEVLRYADSFNVLFAGNVGDAQDFPAILDAAEALRSDAKVRILVVGDGRMRPWVENEIERRGLSDRVILLGRFPLERMPSFFTTADALLVSLKREKIFAMTIPGKVQSYLAAGVPLVGMLDGEGARVIEEAGAGVVSPSGDGAALARNIEALAAMPPKDRAAMGANARTYGLAEFDRTQLLDGLEAKMRNAGMGSEA
- the wecB gene encoding non-hydrolyzing UDP-N-acetylglucosamine 2-epimerase encodes the protein MKKLKVMTVVGTRPELIRLSRVMAALDHHCDHVLVHTGQNYDYELNQVFFDDLGVKKPDHFLNAAGAGPSETIGNIIGAVDNVLVEEMPDAMLVLGDTNSCLSVIPAKRRKVPVFHMEAGNRCFDQRVPEEINRRIVDHTADVNLTYSSIAREYLLREGLPPDLVIKTGSPMFEVLHHYLDCIDASDALARLGLEEGRYFVVSAHREENIDTDRNFGRLVGILNGVAEDYGLPVVVSTHPRTMKRVEATGSKFHELVRLMKPLGFHDYVRLQKSARAVLSDSGTISEEASILNFPALNLREAHERPEGMEEAAVMMVGLSPDRVRQALAILDTQPRGAERGLRLVADYSMPNVSDKVVRIIHSYTDYVNRVVWRRYD
- the wbjC gene encoding UDP-2-acetamido-2,6-beta-L-arabino-hexul-4-ose reductase, which codes for MRIAITGAEGFIGRNLDVRLGETGQTDIVRIVRSTPRDELSRRLAGVDLVFHLAGVNRPTNPAEFATGNADFTAELCDVLAGLAKPPRIVVSSSTQAALDNPYGQSKRRAEEIVKAYGARTGAGVNIFRLTNVFGKWSRPNYNSAVATFCHNIAHGLSITINDPGAPLRLVYVDDVVEAFLSLARDEAAPGGFLEAAPVYETTVGAVADMIRSFAASRDDLTTPPVGTGLARALHATYLSFLAPAAFTYTVPVHTDPRGSFVEMLKTRDSGQFSYFTAHPGITRGEHYHHSKTEKFLVIKGTASFGFRQIVTGETFELVIHGGEATIVETIPGWAHNVTNIGDDELIVMLWANEIFDRTRPDTIAAKVKP